A region of Oceanicoccus sp. KOV_DT_Chl DNA encodes the following proteins:
- a CDS encoding 7TM diverse intracellular signaling domain-containing protein, giving the protein MHYGVDFDLQPGEQLEILMLIESRYFSGLPVVEVVARQHYQQAISNNNLIIIGCLGAMVMLALYNLFIGISIKDRSYLYYAAYLTSSFIAWSGTFNGFAQLFNWYSYTLVIPTFFLTITFNTLYFIHFLELPKHHPWLTKFAYTFVAIGFLLLFCLPFMSPGQYMVLYGIGSSVWIIFGLFVGLLRLSEGYKPARYFVAAFLILFSGTVVSILHLFGFPPLVRDSYLVTVVAQTFDMLLLALALADRITLLRKQKEVALQQSIDVEHRAMATEQQANIKLQAALKISEEENQRKSDFLRMVSHELRTPLHSIVSSVEQWNDSEDEFLKKDLLDYISYGAARLRTQVDNLVLLAETDDENLQLTTVDFEIRPLLDRLAAAVANQVHPEVNFVYLLPADAGGQLPAVVTGDAYFLEHMLRSVLENACQYTELGQIEFSVSWNEVDQALNIDVRDTGCGMTNEQQKEMFNSFVQVSRGLERQSEGLGLGLTLCYRISELLAADFVIDSEPGAGTNVHIRVPLSLDTERVEVPVAEGKPVGTLLVVEDNVINAQVLQRLVSNLGYEVEVVHSGQEALARLADCVYDLILMDVQMPVMDGITATRWIRQRGISTPIIAVTANSDPEVRRHCMEVGMNDFMVKPVRRADLQRVLERQYSDRQSS; this is encoded by the coding sequence TTGCACTATGGTGTAGATTTTGATTTGCAGCCAGGTGAGCAGTTAGAAATTTTAATGTTAATTGAAAGCCGGTATTTTTCTGGCTTACCTGTTGTTGAAGTCGTCGCCAGACAGCATTATCAGCAGGCAATTTCGAATAATAATTTAATTATTATCGGCTGTTTAGGCGCTATGGTGATGTTGGCGCTTTATAATTTATTTATCGGTATATCTATAAAAGATAGAAGCTATCTCTATTATGCTGCGTATCTGACGAGTTCGTTTATTGCTTGGTCAGGTACATTTAATGGCTTTGCACAGTTATTTAATTGGTATAGCTATACCTTGGTTATCCCCACTTTTTTTCTCACGATTACTTTTAATACCCTGTATTTTATTCACTTTCTAGAGTTGCCCAAGCATCATCCGTGGCTGACCAAGTTTGCCTATACATTTGTTGCAATTGGCTTTTTACTGTTGTTTTGTTTGCCCTTTATGTCACCCGGCCAGTATATGGTGTTGTATGGTATCGGCAGTTCTGTGTGGATTATATTTGGACTCTTTGTCGGTCTGCTGCGATTAAGTGAAGGCTATAAACCTGCACGCTATTTTGTCGCGGCCTTTTTGATTTTATTTTCGGGAACTGTGGTCTCAATTCTGCATTTGTTCGGGTTTCCGCCGTTGGTACGTGACAGCTATCTGGTGACAGTGGTGGCGCAAACGTTTGATATGCTGCTGTTAGCGTTGGCCCTGGCCGATAGGATTACGCTGCTTAGGAAGCAGAAGGAAGTTGCGCTGCAACAGTCTATAGATGTAGAGCATAGGGCGATGGCTACCGAGCAGCAGGCTAATATCAAGTTGCAGGCAGCCTTGAAGATTTCGGAGGAGGAAAACCAACGTAAAAGTGATTTTTTGCGGATGGTGAGTCATGAGCTGCGAACGCCCCTTCACTCTATCGTGTCCTCGGTTGAGCAATGGAATGATAGCGAAGATGAATTTCTTAAAAAAGATCTTCTGGACTATATCAGCTATGGAGCAGCACGGTTGCGGACGCAGGTTGATAATTTGGTGTTACTGGCTGAAACCGATGACGAAAATTTACAGCTGACTACAGTAGATTTTGAGATCAGGCCGTTATTGGATCGGTTGGCTGCCGCTGTTGCCAATCAGGTACATCCCGAGGTCAACTTCGTCTATTTACTACCAGCCGATGCTGGTGGGCAACTGCCTGCTGTGGTGACCGGTGATGCCTATTTTCTTGAGCATATGTTGCGGTCGGTTCTGGAAAATGCTTGTCAGTACACTGAGCTGGGGCAGATTGAATTCAGTGTTAGTTGGAACGAGGTGGATCAGGCGCTCAATATTGATGTTAGGGATACTGGTTGTGGAATGACCAACGAGCAACAAAAGGAAATGTTTAATTCTTTTGTGCAAGTGAGCCGAGGCCTTGAACGTCAGTCAGAAGGGTTGGGGCTGGGCTTAACGCTGTGTTATCGCATCAGTGAATTATTGGCTGCTGACTTTGTGATTGATTCAGAGCCCGGTGCTGGTACCAATGTGCATATTCGTGTACCGCTGTCGCTGGATACTGAAAGGGTTGAGGTTCCGGTTGCGGAAGGGAAGCCTGTAGGCACACTGTTGGTGGTTGAAGATAATGTGATTAATGCGCAGGTACTGCAGCGTTTAGTTAGCAATTTGGGTTACGAGGTCGAAGTGGTTCATTCTGGCCAGGAAGCGCTAGCGCGTTTGGCAGATTGCGTTTATGACCTGATTTTGATGGATGTCCAAATGCCGGTAATGGATGGTATCACTGCTACCCGCTGGATTCGCCAGCGCGGTATCAGCACGCCTATTATTGCCGTGACAGCTAACAGTGACCCTGAGGTGCGGCGGCACTGTATGGAGGTTGGTATGAATGATTTTATGGTGAAGCCAGTGCGGCGTGCGGATTTACAGCGGGTGTTGGAGCGGCAATATTCTGATCGACAATCCAGCTGA
- a CDS encoding 7TM-DISM domain-containing protein gives MQNKGWSMLHRNLMYLFLLLSFSVYGTESAIVLTETDTEIEILARSGGLYLAAPGSREMSDVATDAPIAPVDPAAFVANLKKVDQVDQVAGGSYWLYTKIDNQTKNKEWVLSPFNALIDRVHVYLYRPQGVSHFHAGYLYPTSTTCTMV, from the coding sequence ATGCAGAATAAAGGTTGGTCAATGTTGCATCGCAATTTAATGTATTTATTTCTGCTACTGTCTTTTTCAGTTTACGGCACTGAATCGGCCATTGTGCTAACCGAGACGGATACGGAAATAGAAATATTAGCCCGCTCCGGGGGCTTGTATTTAGCTGCGCCCGGCAGTCGTGAAATGTCTGATGTAGCCACGGATGCCCCCATCGCTCCAGTTGACCCCGCTGCGTTTGTTGCCAATTTAAAAAAGGTCGATCAGGTAGATCAAGTCGCGGGTGGCAGTTACTGGTTGTATACAAAAATAGATAATCAGACTAAGAATAAAGAGTGGGTACTTAGCCCGTTTAATGCTCTGATTGATCGCGTTCATGTCTATCTTTATCGCCCGCAGGGTGTCAGTCATTTCCATGCGGGATATCTTTACCCTACCAGTACAACTTGCACTATGGTGTAG
- a CDS encoding response regulator transcription factor, with translation MRILIVEDEHHIRQQLSAALQSNGFAADAAADGKEGLFMADQYPYDLAIIDIGLPGMTGIELIRTIRQQGKTYPVLILTARGDWQDKVEGLEAGADDYVVKPFHMEEVIARVNALLRRSAGSATPILEYPPLTIDTASKTAHLNGETMTLTSYEYNTLEYLAHHAGKVISKTELTEHLYSQDFDRDSNVIEVFIGRLRKKIDPDNQLKPIATIRGQGYRFTLEPK, from the coding sequence ATGCGCATATTGATCGTTGAAGATGAACACCATATCCGCCAGCAATTAAGCGCTGCATTACAAAGTAATGGCTTTGCTGCCGACGCTGCGGCAGATGGCAAAGAAGGCCTGTTTATGGCTGACCAGTACCCCTATGATCTGGCGATTATTGATATAGGCTTGCCAGGCATGACCGGTATCGAGCTCATCCGGACAATTCGCCAACAAGGTAAAACTTACCCGGTGTTGATATTAACCGCCAGGGGTGACTGGCAGGATAAAGTGGAAGGACTGGAAGCGGGTGCCGACGACTATGTCGTTAAACCATTCCACATGGAAGAAGTGATCGCCAGAGTCAATGCGTTGCTCCGCCGGAGTGCCGGTAGCGCTACCCCGATACTCGAATACCCTCCACTAACCATTGATACCGCCAGCAAAACCGCGCATCTCAATGGCGAAACGATGACCCTTACCAGCTATGAGTACAACACTCTGGAGTATTTAGCGCATCATGCTGGTAAAGTGATATCAAAGACGGAGCTAACCGAGCATCTCTATAGTCAGGACTTTGACCGTGATAGCAACGTAATCGAAGTCTTTATTGGGCGCTTGCGTAAAAAGATCGATCCAGACAACCAACTCAAACCCATCGCCACCATTCGCGGCCAAGGTTATCGATTTACTCTGGAACCGAAATAA